A genomic window from Methanobrevibacter sp. TLL-48-HuF1 includes:
- a CDS encoding archaeosine biosynthesis radical SAM protein RaSEA produces the protein MEIENLTKEIRARAFERKDPKTPNQVAASWYNDDLTYDGVAKTLFIILPTPGCSWAIGDSGGCTMCSYVSDCTLESIDSETIVTIFKEHLNRFPINEEDKITVKLFASGSFLNPRELPKDARDEILNILMDLGNVHEIVVESRAEYVKEEYIDEITDIIGDTLFEISMGLETSNDYTRLKKINKGFTLDDFNKAVSLIQKLNSKKGYNLKSKAYIFVKPILLNEKEAIDEAIETARYCADHNVDRVSFCPATIHGGTLIERMWRKGAYQPPWIWSCIEIINTVRKELNIPALLDTSGFGSRRGPYNCKKCNKDLKHMIIANNLTQTPIDYDCDCKNKWLAEVNNADMNKSAVPVKHLPLY, from the coding sequence ATGGAGATTGAAAACTTAACTAAAGAAATTAGAGCTAGGGCATTTGAGAGAAAAGATCCGAAAACACCTAATCAGGTAGCTGCTAGCTGGTATAATGATGATTTAACTTATGACGGAGTTGCAAAAACCCTGTTTATTATTTTACCTACTCCAGGATGTTCCTGGGCAATAGGTGACAGCGGAGGATGTACAATGTGCAGCTATGTTTCAGACTGCACACTGGAATCGATTGACAGCGAAACTATAGTAACTATATTCAAAGAGCACCTTAACCGTTTTCCTATTAACGAAGAAGATAAGATAACCGTTAAATTATTTGCTTCAGGAAGTTTTTTAAATCCTCGTGAACTTCCAAAAGATGCCCGTGATGAAATTTTAAATATTTTAATGGATTTAGGTAATGTTCATGAAATTGTAGTTGAATCAAGAGCAGAATATGTTAAGGAAGAATACATTGATGAAATAACAGATATTATCGGAGATACTTTATTTGAAATTAGTATGGGTTTAGAAACTTCCAATGATTATACCAGACTTAAAAAAATAAATAAAGGATTCACTCTTGATGATTTCAACAAAGCAGTTTCATTAATTCAAAAATTAAACAGCAAAAAAGGTTATAATCTTAAATCCAAAGCATATATTTTTGTAAAACCTATTCTTTTAAATGAAAAAGAAGCTATTGATGAAGCTATTGAAACTGCAAGATACTGTGCCGACCATAATGTTGACAGAGTGTCCTTTTGTCCGGCTACAATACATGGAGGAACTTTAATTGAAAGAATGTGGAGAAAAGGAGCATATCAGCCACCATGGATTTGGAGCTGTATTGAAATTATAAATACTGTACGTAAAGAGTTAAATATTCCTGCATTACTTGACACTTCAGGTTTCGGTTCAAGACGTGGTCCTTACAATTGTAAAAAATGCAATAAAGATTTAAAACACATGATAATAGCCAATAACTTAACACAAACTCCAATTGACTATGACTGTGATTGTAAAAACAAATGGCTGGCTGAAGTTAATAATGCAGATATGAATAAATCAGCTGTACCTGTAAAACATCTCCCATTATATTAA
- a CDS encoding DUF308 domain-containing protein, protein MKNKFVSLLAIILGIIIIAFPMIGVIGTSSLIGLSVLLISIYLLVVGVAIIDYNKSGAIIDLILGIMLLFLSLGLIFNPNLFAFLAEISLYLAGIVLIIVGVVALVNNRHARFGFYIGISGIILGLVYIIIGTYVADPIILGTLIGLWLVITGVLKIIDG, encoded by the coding sequence ATGAAAAATAAATTTGTTAGTTTACTGGCTATCATTTTAGGAATAATAATCATCGCATTTCCAATGATTGGTGTTATTGGAACTAGTTCCTTAATAGGTTTATCTGTTCTTTTAATCTCTATTTATCTGCTTGTTGTAGGAGTAGCTATTATAGATTATAATAAATCCGGAGCAATTATCGATTTAATTTTAGGAATTATGCTATTATTCTTAAGTCTTGGTTTAATATTCAATCCTAATCTATTTGCATTTCTTGCAGAAATTTCACTTTATCTTGCAGGAATTGTACTGATTATTGTGGGAGTTGTTGCTTTAGTTAACAACCGTCATGCAAGATTCGGATTTTATATAGGTATAAGCGGAATAATATTAGGTTTAGTTTACATAATCATTGGTACTTATGTTGCAGATCCTATTATTTTAGGTACTTTAATCGGATTATGGTTAGTAATAACCGGTGTTTTAAAAATTATAGATGGTTAA
- the mer gene encoding 5,10-methylenetetrahydromethanopterin reductase: MKFGIEFVPNEDLDKIVERVKLAEEVGFEYAWITDHYNNKNVYETLALIAKETETIKMGPGVTNPYVRSPAISASAIATIDELSDGRATFGIGPGDKATFDALGIPWEKPVSTIKSAIADINTLLAGDKTETGAALGGVKAVQEHLPIYMGAQGPKMLETAGEIADGVLINASNPKDYEAALPLIKKGIDNAGKNVADFDVGAYTATSIGTDSEKAKNAAKIVVAFIAAGSPPMVIDRHGLPEGINEKIGACLGKGDFGGAIGLIDDDLLHAFSVAGTPDEFIPKVEGLAEMGVTQYVAGSPIGKDVEESIKLLGEVIASF, from the coding sequence ATGAAGTTCGGTATAGAATTCGTACCAAATGAAGACTTAGATAAAATAGTAGAACGTGTAAAATTAGCTGAAGAAGTTGGTTTTGAATATGCATGGATCACAGACCACTACAACAACAAAAATGTATATGAAACCTTAGCTTTAATTGCTAAAGAAACCGAAACCATTAAAATGGGTCCTGGTGTAACCAACCCATATGTAAGAAGCCCTGCTATCTCTGCTTCTGCAATTGCTACTATCGATGAACTCTCCGATGGAAGAGCTACTTTTGGTATTGGTCCAGGAGACAAAGCAACCTTTGATGCTTTAGGAATCCCATGGGAAAAACCTGTATCCACAATAAAATCTGCTATTGCTGACATTAACACTTTACTTGCTGGTGACAAAACTGAAACCGGTGCAGCATTAGGTGGAGTAAAAGCTGTTCAAGAACACCTCCCAATTTACATGGGTGCTCAAGGACCTAAAATGTTAGAAACCGCTGGAGAAATTGCAGACGGTGTTTTAATTAACGCATCTAACCCTAAAGATTACGAAGCAGCATTACCACTTATTAAAAAAGGAATCGACAATGCTGGTAAAAATGTAGCTGACTTTGATGTAGGTGCATACACTGCAACTTCTATCGGAACCGATTCTGAAAAAGCTAAAAACGCAGCAAAAATTGTTGTTGCTTTCATTGCAGCTGGTTCCCCTCCTATGGTTATCGACAGACACGGATTACCTGAAGGTATCAACGAAAAAATCGGTGCTTGCTTAGGTAAAGGTGACTTCGGTGGAGCTATCGGATTAATCGATGATGACTTACTCCACGCATTCTCCGTAGCAGGTACTCCTGATGAATTTATCCCTAAAGTAGAAGGATTAGCTGAAATGGGTGTAACCCAATACGTAGCTGGTTCTCCAATCGGAAAAGATGTAGAAGAATCCATCAAATTATTAGGAGAAGTAATCGCAAGTTTCTAA
- a CDS encoding DUF6056 family protein: MNFKKYIKYIPFLIFLMILLCYHWKLAVVTADYPTFQTIVSKHPLWSLTKDGFLSYRYATWSSRSLIEFDVGILVSVPAEIWRIVDSVIFVAIAILLSKLLVNDDEKSFFYNCLACFFVGLFIISFSKILESAGWLATTTNYIWPICFILLHFYLLKEYVFKNRDLSKFKKIALYLILIVTLMEAVSSEQLLAMVGGAYVFVIGYCLYKKIEIPKVIYLFVGLIVLNFIYDFCCPGNVNRVNVVTKLGFPDYSNFNIINKLDVGINYFFSWILMAKDIFSVIFLALLAVYSYLISDKRKIMLLTFIPALIVLFFAAAGFANFSDVYSYFDLTNLKYGLLSLGFIRMISCGVLYLIIALVPLYSVYMIYKNNKELGYFIFALLVLGFGSVIISGFTPSLTSDDRIYLNYLFIMVILDYLLINKLLEFKNKN, encoded by the coding sequence ATGAATTTTAAAAAATATATTAAGTATATTCCTTTTTTGATATTTTTAATGATTTTGTTGTGTTATCATTGGAAATTAGCAGTAGTTACTGCAGATTATCCTACTTTCCAAACAATAGTTTCAAAGCATCCTTTATGGTCATTAACTAAAGACGGATTTTTAAGCTACAGGTATGCAACTTGGAGTTCAAGGTCTCTTATAGAATTTGATGTAGGTATATTGGTATCTGTTCCTGCAGAAATTTGGAGAATAGTGGATTCAGTTATTTTTGTAGCTATTGCTATACTGTTAAGTAAATTACTGGTTAATGATGATGAAAAAAGCTTCTTTTATAATTGTCTGGCTTGCTTTTTTGTAGGTTTATTCATAATATCTTTTTCTAAGATTTTGGAATCTGCAGGATGGTTAGCAACTACAACAAATTACATATGGCCAATTTGTTTTATATTGCTGCATTTTTATTTGCTGAAAGAATATGTATTTAAAAATAGGGATTTGTCTAAATTTAAAAAAATAGCACTATATCTGATTTTAATTGTCACATTAATGGAAGCTGTCAGCTCTGAACAGTTACTGGCAATGGTTGGTGGAGCATATGTATTTGTTATAGGTTACTGTCTGTATAAAAAGATTGAAATTCCGAAGGTGATTTATTTATTTGTAGGTTTAATAGTTTTGAATTTCATTTATGATTTCTGCTGTCCGGGAAATGTAAACAGGGTAAATGTAGTTACTAAACTTGGATTTCCAGATTATTCCAACTTCAATATTATAAATAAACTGGATGTAGGAATTAATTATTTCTTCAGCTGGATTTTAATGGCAAAAGACATATTTTCAGTAATTTTCCTTGCTTTACTTGCGGTTTATAGTTATCTGATATCTGATAAAAGGAAAATAATGCTGCTTACTTTTATTCCTGCTTTGATTGTATTGTTTTTTGCAGCAGCAGGATTTGCAAATTTCAGTGATGTCTATAGCTATTTTGATTTGACTAATCTGAAATACGGTTTATTAAGTTTAGGATTTATAAGAATGATAAGCTGCGGTGTTCTCTATCTTATAATTGCATTGGTGCCGTTATATTCAGTTTATATGATTTATAAAAACAATAAAGAATTGGGTTATTTTATATTTGCACTATTGGTGCTGGGTTTCGGATCTGTGATTATTTCAGGTTTTACACCTTCATTAACAAGTGATGATAGAATATATCTGAATTATCTGTTTATAATGGTGATTTTGGATTATCTGCTGATTAATAAACTATTGGAATTTAAAAATAAAAATTAA
- a CDS encoding radical SAM protein has product MGCSFDCVYCYINGSKYAKKTNSYYVKSNACDLVYNKLKKLSRNHERAFLNLGSASDPYMEIEKELELTREILKIFLRFKYPVHIITKSDLILRDMDILKKLNDTAVLPDDLKNLKSKVCVTFSFSTVDDDLASLVEPNAPLPSQRLKAMNILANEGFHVGAALMPILPYINDDSENLENFVRVFKKNNAGYLIPGALSLFGSSENSSRIKYYNFVKSNFPEVLDDVKDLFYNKEYPSNRYQNNLYRKTAAICKKQGIKTTMV; this is encoded by the coding sequence ATGGGATGCTCATTTGACTGTGTATACTGTTATATAAATGGAAGCAAATATGCAAAGAAAACCAATAGCTATTATGTAAAATCCAATGCCTGTGATTTGGTTTATAATAAATTAAAGAAATTATCCAGAAATCACGAAAGAGCATTTTTGAATTTAGGTTCGGCATCTGATCCATATATGGAAATAGAAAAGGAATTGGAATTAACCCGGGAAATTTTAAAGATATTTCTAAGGTTTAAATATCCGGTACATATTATAACAAAATCTGACTTAATCTTAAGAGATATGGATATTTTAAAGAAGCTGAATGATACAGCTGTATTGCCTGATGATTTGAAAAACTTGAAATCAAAAGTTTGTGTAACTTTTTCATTTTCAACAGTTGATGATGATTTAGCTAGTTTAGTTGAGCCAAATGCACCTTTACCTTCACAAAGACTAAAAGCAATGAATATATTAGCTAATGAAGGTTTTCATGTAGGCGCTGCATTAATGCCGATATTGCCCTATATAAATGATGATTCGGAAAATCTTGAAAATTTTGTCAGGGTATTTAAGAAAAACAATGCAGGATATTTAATTCCGGGAGCACTGTCACTTTTTGGAAGCAGTGAAAATTCCTCCAGAATAAAATATTATAATTTTGTTAAAAGTAACTTTCCTGAAGTACTGGATGATGTAAAAGACTTATTTTATAATAAAGAGTATCCTTCAAACAGGTATCAGAATAATTTATATAGAAAAACAGCAGCTATTTGCAAAAAACAGGGTATTAAAACAACTATGGTTTAA